The nucleotide sequence TGTGCCACGTGCGGTGTCAGAAGCGCCCGTTGAAGCGCTCCCCTGTCCTCGCTGAGCTCCCGCGCGTATCCCCCGGAGGCCTCTGCTGTCTCGAGGTCCAGCTTGATGAACGTTCCGCCCATGGAGGCAACCTCGTCGGCTGACGCCGGCCGGATGTCGTTGGCCGAGACCCGGGCGCCTAGCCGTTTGGCTGTGCCGATGGCCTGCAGCCCGGCCACCCCTGCCCCCAGCACCAGAACGCGGGCCGGAGGGATGGTTCCGGCCGCAGTCATGTACAGCGGGAAGAACCGAGGCAGCCGCATAGCGGCCTCCAGCACACAGCGGTAGCCCGCCACAAGCGCCTGGGAGGTCAGTGCGTCCATGGACTGGGCCCGTGAAATGCGCGGTACGAGTTCCAATGCAAAAGCGGTGATTCCGCCGGCCGCGAGCGCCCTAACGGTAGGCAACTCCGACGACGGCGACCCCAGGCCAACGGTGACGCAACCCCGGCGGAGGGCTCCCGCCGTCGACGGTTCCATGGGACGGACGTGGCAGTAGACGTCCAGCGATCCGAGGTCCAACGACCCCACCACGGACGCTCCTGCGCTGCGGTAGTCGTCGTCACTGTGGCCGGAGGCGAGCCCCGCGCCGGATTCAACGTCCACCGCCAGGCCGAGGCCCACTAGTTGCTTGATTGTTTCCGGCGTGGCTGCCACCCGCCGCTCGCCGTCGAGCGCTTCGCGTGCTATGCCTGCTTTCACCCGCCACCCCTCTTCCGGAACGCTCCAGAAACCAGTTGGCATGAGTCTATGACCGCGAGGGTCCGGGCGGGAGTAGGGGGCTGCGCTATGTGAACAAGTCCACTAGTGTCGGTTGAGTCGGGTCAACCCGCCACCACACCGTCGACGAGCCGGTTCCGGCCGCGCCGTCGGAAAGGAACGCCGCTATGGACACCTTCAAAATCGGCTATTTCGTTGGAAGCCTGGCCAGCAATTCCATCAACAGGGTCCTCTCCAAAGCGCTGATCAGCGTCGCACCCCCGGAACTCGAATTCCATGAAATCGCGATCAAGGACCTTCCCCTCTACAGCTCTGACTACGATGCCGACTTCCCGCCCGCGGGCCGGGAGTTGAAGGATGCCATCGCGGCGTCGGACGGGATCCTGTTCATCTCCCCCGAATACAACCGTTCCATCCCTGGCGCCTTGAAGAACGCCATCGACTGGGGCTCGCGCCCCTGGGGCACCAACTCGTTCGCACGGAAACCCACCGGAATCATCGGCGCTTCGCCCGGTGGCATCGGCACTGCAGTGATGCAGTCATCCATGCGGAGCGTTCTGAGCTTCCTGGACGCGCCGCAGCTGAATGCGCCCGAGGCGTACATCCGCTTCGTGGCAGACGCGTACGACGACGACGGTTCCGTTAAGGACGAAGGGACCGCCGCGCTGTTGCGCCACTATATGGAGGAGTACAGCGCGTTCGTACAACGCGTCCTGGCAGCCAACGCGCCGGGACACATCGGCGACCCGGAACCGGATTCGGCCAAGCTCACGCGTTAGCTGTATTGGCGAGGGGCGGGTGCCGCTCTTCCTGGGGCGGCACCCCGGGACCACGAGGAAAGGTCGATGTCCGCGCGGACGTTCGACGGCCCGGTGGTTTGCGTTTCCGCATTAACGCCGACCGCCGGCCTCAATGAGGTCCTGAACCTAGGAATGGTCGTTGGGGTGTGCGATTATCGGACGGCTTCCGCTTGCGTATAAGGTTCGGAAAGACTTGACCGGGTGATCCATTTGGATCACTCCACAAGCGCGGAAGGGCATTTCGGCATCGAACGACTTGGGGATTGAATCGTCATGAAATTTTTTAGGGTACAGGTTCGGCTCTGGCCCGTCCTGCTGATCATGGGTGTGGGTATTGCGGGACTGGGCGCGGCCTTTGCAACTGGCGGACTTAATGCCCTGGCTCTCAGTTCGATGCTCGGCAGCAGCTCCAACGAACGAGATACGCAAGTAGTCCAGGCGGTCACGCGCGTGCAGGAGGTTGCCTTGGTAAGTCTTCACATCGAGGGTGTCGCGAGGCATGAAAGCACAGGGGAAATTCTCGGCGTCGCCGTACCTGCCAGCGAGAAAACGACACTGATCCAGTACAAGTTCAACGCAAAACTAGGCATCGATGGGTCACAGGTCAAGATCGAAAAGAACAGCCCATCATCGTTCCGGGTGACCATTCCTCAGTTCGTCGGCATCGGCTTCGACGATCCGGTGTTCGAAGACCCAATGGAGAGCAGCGAAGCGCTTAGCTGGCTGACGCCGCCCGCCGTTCAAACCCGCATGATCAACAACATTCTCAGCGACGAGAACAAGCAGAAATATATAGCCCAAAACGAGGCCGCGCTTCAGGAGCAGACCAAGACGTTCTACTCCGGAATCATCACAGGCGTCGATACCGACGCCGAAATCGTCTTTGAATTCGCAAAGTAGCGTCAACGGCCAGCTGCCCTGCTCCGATGTGCCACTCAGGAACGTCCACTTTTCTGACGAGGTGGATGATTGTGTCCTCGCCAAGCCCGTTAGCGGAGGTCTGGCCCACCTGTCTCGGCGAGTTCGCCTAGCACGCTGATTCCCTCGTCGTCCCCGTATTGGGTGGCGTCTTGATCGACATCGGAAAACGAGTCGGCCGCCTCGTCATTAGCGAGGTGCGGGTATTTCTCAAGAAGAAAGCGCTTCCGGTACTCAATATTTGCGACGTCGACAATCGATTCCAGAGTGGCCCAATTGAAAGCGCCACCCAAGACGATCCCGGCTGCCGGGACGACTTTGCCGAGCCCTTGCTTGGTAAGCCGAAAAGCGAACTTTTCCGCAAACTTCTTGGAGACCTGGGCTACGAGCGACATATCCAAGAGCACCGCCCAGTTCTTGCCACGCACGAGTGCCTGGGTCAGCCGTGAAATGTCAGCCATCGCGGCAGTCTTCGCGCTGGCTGACATTGCCGTGCCAGCGTTGACGACAGACATAACGAAAAGTTTCTCCGCTGGTTCTTCGGGGTCGTAGCCGTACAGCAGAGATATGTGACCGACGGAGCGGGACGCGAGACCTAGAACTAATGCAGCGTCACCAACGAATGCCCCGGCGATTGCTGCCCCTGAAGGCGCAGCCGCGGCTCCGCCGGTGACGGGGACAGCGAGTTCCCCTCCGGAGATCACCAGTCCTGCACCGGCCCCCGAAAGAGCTGCAGCAAGAGGGTAGCCCCAGCTCATACCTCTCCCGCGGACAACGTCGATTTGCTCAAGGTCGAGGTGACGCAAGTCGGAGAGCCTCGTAACGTCGTGGCCGTTCTTTTTGTGTTTCGCAACAACCTGTTTAGGAGATAGACCGGCCCGTGAAATGCGCCCGGCCGCCTGCCTCATGGAGCCAAACGCAGCCCCACCCCAGTCGCTGATGCCGTCGGGAATGGAGTCCTTGGCTTTGCGTGCTCCGCTTTTGCTGAGACACTTCCCGGAGAGGCGACTAAACAAGACTCCGTCACCGGTGAATCCCCAGCCTTTAGGATTTTCGAGGGCTTCCGCTCCTGAAGAGAGCGCCGACCAGCACTGCCTCAGGAAGCATTAGGTTTTCGAGACACCACAGTGTCCGCCTCAGGTGTCGACCGGAATATAGTTCACCCAGCGTGATCAAGGCGCTGCCTCATTGGGGCTCTGAGCGCTTGGTCGAGGTAATCAGTGCCGGTTTCCTCAAAACTGTACCCAAGATCGACGAAGCTATCGACGTTGAGGATCTCGCGGGCGAACTCCCGAAGCGGCACCCGCAGTACCCCCCACCTGCAAGGATTTAGTCAGTATGCTTACGAGTATGAGGATTTGAGGACACGCCCCTACTCAGGAGATACCGATGCTTCGTAAGTTAGCCATAACTACAGCCGCCTTGGCCCTTTTTGCCGGGTCGATGGCATCCACCACCGCCGCAGCAAACGCCGCAGCCCCGGCGGCAGCCGCAACCACCGTCCACGCGCAGGGCAGCGTAGCCGCCACCACGGCAACGCCTTCGCCGGATGCAAGCAACCCCTCGGGCCCGTCAACGCAGACACCCACCAACCCCGGGCCATCCTCGGGTGCGCCCAACACACCTAACCCCGCAGGAAGCGGACCAGCCAACCCCGGCACGGGAGAATCCGAACCCCAGGAGCAGACCCGCACCAACGCCGTGCCGTGGGTGCTGGCGGGCGTTGCCGCCGTCATCATCATCGCGCTAATCATTTGGACCCTGCGGAACCGGCGCGGCCGGGACAAGGGAATCAGCCGGGAAAGCTAGGCCAGCTTCCCGATAAGGCTGCCTTCGAGGTTTTCGAGCAGGTGCCGCGGATTGTCATAGACTTCCGCGGCACCTGCGTCGCGCAATTCGGCCTCGCTGATTCCGCCGCAGGTCAGCGCGATCACCGGAACGCCAATGGCAGAGCCGGCCTTTACGTCCCAGACAGCGTCGCCCACGAAAACCACGTCCTGTGGTTCCAGGTGGAGCTTCTCCAAGCACGCCTCCAGGATGTCGGGCGCGGGCTTGCTCTCCTTCGCGTCATTGGAACTCGTCCACGCATCAATGGAGGATCCGGCGTCGAGGAGCCTGCGGCTGACCTCAAGGTCGCGATCCTGCGCCGAGGACGCCAATCCGACCGCCAGCCCGGCTTCCGAACAGGCGGCCAGGAGATCCCGGGCCGATTCGAAGGTCCGCAGCGCGGGCCAGAAGGTGGAAAAAACCGCACTGTGCGAGGACTTGAGGTTTTCCTGCAAGTCCTCCGAGGGCTCCGGCACCAAGCTCTGGATGAGCCGGTCGCCTCCCATGCCGACTCGCCGGTGGATGGCCGACATTTCGATGTCCAACCCTTCCCGCCGGAACGCCTGCCACCACGCCATGGCGTGGAAGTAGCTCGAATCAATCAGGGTGCCGTCCACGTCGAACAGGACACCGCGCTTCTTTGACGTCGCCTCAGTTGCCACAGCTGACCACCTTCGCTTGTGTCCGCGTCCCCTGGGCGGCGAGCGCAGAATCAATCACGGGCTCTTCCAACATCAATACGGCGTACCGCTCCGCAGAGCCGGTTTGCAGCAGGCCGGTGCCGGCCACTTCCCGGATCGCAGCCACCCCTTCAACGGCGTCATCCACCGTGGAGAACCGCTTGGACAAACCCATCAGGCAATCCCCGCCGTCCACCATCAAAATCCGATATCCCCCATCGGGCGTTTCCACCAGTTCCAAACGGCCGGCCATCGCTACCTCCTCGTTTTCGATGAAAAACAGCTTAGTAAGACTACTTAGTATAAGCCCTTGGAAATAATCCGTAACGCTGGAAATACGCGCCTGCAACTTCTTGTTGGCGTGGATATGACAACAATCGGAATTATCGGTGCAGGACACATTGGCAGCCAGGTCGCACGCAAGGCGGTCGAACTCGGCTACGACGTCGTGATCAGCAACTCACGCGGACCCGAGACCCTCGGCGACCTCGTCGCGGAACTGGGGCCGCGCGCCCGGGCCGCGACGGCGGCCGAAGCAGCAGCGGCAGGCGATTTCGCCGTCGTGACCGTTCCCCTGAAGAACTACCGGGACGTTCCCGCCCAGCCGCTCGAAGGCAAGGTGGTTATCGACACGAACAACTACTACTGGGAGCGCGACGGACGCATTCCGGAGCTGGACAACGGTGAAGCAACCACGTCCGGCCTGCTCCAGAAGCACCTCCCCACCTCGAAGGTGGCAAAGGGCTTCAACCACATCTTCGCCAAGGACATCACGACGGACGGCACTCCGGCGGGGACGCCGAACCGTCGTGCCCTGGCAACCGCCAGCGACTTCCCGGAAGCAGCGGAGCTCGTCACCAGGCTTTACGACGAATTCGGTTTCGACACCGTCAACATCGGGCCCCTTGCAGACAGCTGGCGGGTCGAGCGCGACCGTCCCGCCTATGTCATCCGGCAGAACGCGGATGAACTTCGGGAGAACCTCGCCAAGGCGAACCGCACCAACTGAACCACAGCGCACGACGGCGGACGGGCGGCTTGCGCCTGTCCGCCGTCGCACGTCGTGGAACAGTCGGGTATCACCGCGCGGAGGTGGTGCTCATCACGGCAGCATCCAAGCTAAGGCCAAGTTCCTCTTACCATTCGAAGCAGTATCCGTAAGCAACAGCCCCCGCCGTCTAGTCTCGCCCTATGGAAAAGACCCTTTACGACACAGTCATTGTTGGCGGCGGCCACAACGGACTCACAGCGGCCGCGTACCTGGCTCGGGCGGGCAAGAGCGTAGCCGTCCTGGAGCGGGACGACCACTTCGGCGGCGCGGCTGTTTCAGCGGCCGCCTTCAAGGGCGTCGATGCCCGCCTCTCGCGCTACTCCTATCTGGTCAGCCTGCTTCCCCAGCGGATTATCCAGGAGCTGAACTTGGACATAGCGCTGGCCCGCCGCAGGTACTCCTCCTACACACCGGACCCGGAAAACCCCGAAAAAGGCCTCCTCATCGACGGCGGCGACTCCCACGCCAGCCGGGAATCCTTCGAAAATGTGGGTGCGGGAGTTGACTTTGACGCGTTGGAAGGCTTCTACGCCGACACCGGCAAGCTCGCGCAGGCCTTGTTTCCCACCGTTTGCGAACCACTGCCCAGCCGCTCGGAAGCCCGGGCCCTCGTGGCTGACGACAAGCTGTGGAACTCCTTCATCGAGAATCCGCTGGGCCAGGTCATCACAGAGCGCCTCACCCACGATCTGGTCCGGGGCATGGTTTCCACCGACGCCCTGATCGGCACCTTCACTTCGCTCGACGACCCCTCCCTGGATGCCAACCGATGCTTCCTCTATCACGTGATCGGCAACGGGACCGGCTTGTGGGACATTCCCTTGGGCGGCATGGGGTCCGTTTCCCGCGAACTCGAGCGGGCGGCCCGGGAGGCCGGGGCGGTGCTGTTGCCATCGGCGGAGGTAACAGCCATTTCCGACGACGGCGAAGTCCGGTTCCGGCACGACGGCAGCGAACACGTGTTCCAGGGCAGGCGTATCCTCGCCAACGTTTCGCCATGGGTCCTGCAGGACCTTCTGGGAGTGCCGTCACCGCAGGAGGTCGCCCGGCCCGAAGGGGCGCAGATCAAGGTGAACCTGCTCCTGAAGCGCCTTCCGAAGCTCCGGGATGCCACGGTCACTCCCGAAGCCGCTTTCGGCGGGACCTTCCACATCAATGAGCGGTACCAACAGCTTGCCGACGCGCACCGTGCGGCCACCGACGGGCAGATTCCCAGCCCACTCCCCTGTGAGATCTACTGCCACTCCTTGACTGATCCGAGCATCCTTTCCGGGGAGCTTGCAGCCGCCGGAGCGCACACATTGACGGTGTTCGGGCTGCACACCCCCGACCGGCTGGTGACGGAAGAAAACAACCACGTGATGCGTGCCAAGCTCCAGGCCGCCGTCCTCGAATCGCTCAACTCGGTCCTGGCCGAACCCATCGAGGACCTCCTGCTCACGGACGCCGACGGAAACCCGTGCGTCGAGGCCAAGACCACCCTTGACCTTGAACATGCCCTGAACATGTCGGGGGGCAATATCTTCCACGGCAAGCTGCAGTGGCCCTTCCTGGAGGACGACGAGCCCCGGGCTTCCCCGGCTGAACGGTGGGGCGTCGCAACGGGGTACCCGAACATCTTCCTTTGCGGGGCAGGTGCCCGCCGCGGGGGCGGAGTCAGTGGATTGGGCGGGCACAACGCCGCCATGGCGGTCCTGGAGGATTTGCAGGACGAAACCGTGTCATGAACCGGGCCGTGACTGCACTTTATGGGTGGCTGCCTCTTCGGATGCTCGGCGCATAGGGCTTCCGGGGAGGCAGCTGCACCACTCAGCGCAGCCCTACACCAAGGAGCCCCATGTCCACCAAAATCTCCGCTTGGCCCGCCGCGACGCCCATGTGGGTGGATTTGGGAGTGGATGACCTGGACGCGGCCAAGGCCTTCTACGCGGATCTGTTTGGGTGGACCTTCGCTTCCGGCGGCCCGGAGTCCGGGGGTTACGTCCTGGCGGAACTCCGGGGCCGCGCGGTGGCTGGAATCGGCCCTCAACAGGACAAGGACGCCCCGGCCTCGTGGACTACGTACCTGGCGTCAGATGACGTTGACCAGACGGCCGGCAGAATCGTGGGCAGCGGCGGTCAACTGATCGCGCCGCCTTTCGATGTGATGGACTCCGGCCGGATGGCCCTGGCTTCAGACAGTCTCGGTTCGGTGTTTGGGATCTGGCAGGCCGGGAACCACATCGGGGCTGAACGAGTCAATGAACACGGTGCGCTGTGCTGGAACGAACTCCACACCCGCGACAAGGAGGCGGCGCGGTCCTTCTACACGGACGTCTTCGACGTCAGTTTCCAGGAAATCCACGACGACGGCTACGTGTACTCCACCATCTGCAGGCCCCTGGACGGCAGGGAAGTCGGCGGAGTGTTCCACGATGCCGAGGCCTCTTTGCCCGACCGTTGGATGACGTGGTTCGCCAGCGACCACGTCCAAGCCACCGCGCTGAAGGCGGTGGAGCTCGGCGCCACGCTCCTCCGACCGGCCGCGGAAAGCCCTTTGGGACGCACGGCCATCGTGCGGGCGCCGCAAGGTGAGACCTTCGGCATCATCGACGCGCCCCGGACGAACAACTAAGCGGTCCGGCTGCACGATCAGGCGGCGGCGGGATCCAACGCCTCCGAGATCACCTCGTGTGCGTGCGCCGCGGCAAGCGGCGCCGCCAAGCGGTGGACGGCCTGGAAGGTCCTGCGGACAGCAGGCCCATGCCACTCCGGCGGCAGGTAGTCCGCGGGCAGGTTCGGGTCCTTGTACGGAAACTTACGCCACAAGGTGAGCATGGGGATGTAGTAACGGAAGGCTTCGCGCCGCAACTCCTCGGTGGAACCGGCCAACGCGGCCTCGGGATCATCTCCAACCCGCCGCGTCCACTGCTCTTCGGCCCCCTCATAGAGTTCCAGGAACTCGGTGAATTGCTGGTCGAGTTCGTTCAGGTCCCACCATTCGGCGATCTTCGGACGCATGGGGCCGTCAAACACGTAGTCGCTGCGGAAAAGGTCCACGAATTCGATCAAGCCACTGCTTGTGAGCCGCTCCCTGGCCTGCTCAAGCTTGCCCGCCGGTGCGATCCACACGCCGTTCGCCACAGACCCAAAGCCAAGCCCCAGCAGTGCGGAGCGCAGCTGGTGCCGGCGGTTGCGCATGGACTCCGGCACTGAAAATACGGCCAGTACCCATTTGTCCACGGGGGCGGCCTGCTCAGGGGCGAAGATCCTCCGGTCGCCCTCACGGAACACATCGCTGACGGACTCGGAAATCTTGTACTTGGCGATGCCACCTTCACGCACGCTCTTGAGCACGCCCTTGGCCTTGAGCCTGGACACGGAAGAACGCACTCCCGGAGCGTCATATCCCAGGGAACCCAGCATGGAAATCAGTGCTGAGACCGGCAAGGCGTCGCCCGCGTTCCGGCCGTAGAGGCCAAAGATCGTGACGAGGAGTTGCTGGTGGCGCACCGGGGGTGCCGGGACGGCGAACATCGAAAACATCCTCATTTCCGCGCCAAATGTTCAGGCGCCAGTCCACTTCATCATAGGTGTGGGAGCGCCGCCGCCTGCTCAACGAAAGGCCACGAACTGGCAAGCCCATAGTAAGGATGCTTACTATGGAGGAACACTTGAACTCCGCAACAGGATCAAGCAGCCACATCAGGTACTTTCCGCATCAACGATAGGAAGCGCATCATGGCAGGAAATCTTGTAGCCCGTTCCATCCACGACCTCACCGCTGCGGCATGGTTCGGCGGCTCATTGATGGGGGCCATCGGGCTCAACGGAGCCGCCGCAGAAGCCAAGGACCCCACCGAGCGCACCCGCTTGTCCAGCAAGGGCTGGGGCAAATGGGCTCCGATCCAGACCGCGGCCTTCGCGGGCCACCTCGCCTCCGACCTCGCCATCGCCTGGGAGAACAAGGGGCGCATCGCCAAGCAGGACAATGTGGCCGCCAACACCGTCTACAAGACCGTGGTGACCCTGGCCGGAGCTGCGGTGACACTTTACGCAGGCATCGTGGGCAAGAAGGTTGACGAGCTCTCCGGCGAAGGCGCCGAAGGAGCCACGGAACCGCGCGCAGGTGCCTCCGATGAGCTGAAGTCGGCACAGACCCAGCTTAAGGCCCTTCAGTGGGCCATTCCCGCCTTCGCTGCCTGGGTCATCATTCTCGGTGCCAAGCACGGAGAGATGCAGCGCCCCAAGAACATCCTGAAGGGCCTGCGCTAACCACGTCGGGATGGCAGTTAATGACAGTCCCGGGGTTCCCAATTGTCATTAACTGCCACCTCGCGGGGCTGCTTCCTAGACGGTGCTGACGGTGACGTCGTCGGGATCGACGTCGACGGCGGCGACGGGCACCTCAGGCTGCGGCTTGGGAATCATCGCCACCGCCCCGGCCGCCAGGACGGCGATGCCGGCAAAGATCGCGAAATTCGCCTCGAAGGGCAACTTGGAGCCTGCAATCCAGCCGCCGATCAGGGGCCCGGAAATGGCACCCAGCCGGGCAAAGCTCAGCGCCCAGCCTGTGGCTGTTCCACGGACCTTGGCAGGGTAGTAGTCGGCAATGTAGCCGGTGAGGACCAGCGACGTCGAGATCGAACCGACGCCGGCGAACGCCACGAACAGCAGATTCACCACCATGGTGTTGGGGAAGACCAGCAGCATGATGCCCAGGCCGCCCAGGATGTAGAACACCACCAGGATGAGCTTCTTGCCGTACTTGTCAGCCGCGCGGCCAAGGAGCAGGCCACCGATGGCAGAGGCGAGGCTGAAGACCAACAGGAACGTCAGGGACGAGCCGAGGTCGTAGCCGGCCTTCTTCATGATGCTCGGCAACCAGGTATTCAGCCCGTACACCAGCACCAGGCCGCAGAACAGCGAGATCCAGAAGAACACCGTGGAGCGCAGGTACTTCCTGGAGAACATGGTGGTGATGGTCTTCCACCAAGGATCCGCAGGCCCGCCGTTGGCAACCGGGGCCGCCGGGACAACAGGCCGGTAGTCGGCGATCTGAAGAGTAGCGGCCAAGGCCTTCGCCTCGGAACGGCGGCCCTTTGTCTCCAGGTATTCCAGCGATTCGGGCAGGAATTTCCAGATGACCGGGAGCAGGACAATCGGCGCCGCTCCAATGGCAATCACGGCACGCCAGCCACCCAGGGGCAGGACAAACAATGCAGCCAGGGCAGCTGCAACAATGCCCAGGGAATAGCCGGAGTACATGAGGCCATAGTTGAATGACCGCTTGTTCGGGGCTGAGTACTCGATGGTCAGTGCAGCCGCCACCGGGATGACACCACCCATGCCGAGACCGCCGATAAGCCTGAACAGCCCGAACAGTTCGGGGGTAGGTGCCCAGGCCGCGCCGGCTTGGGTGATCGTGAAGATCACCATGGATGCCAGGAGCATCTTCTTGCGGCCTACGAGGTCGCTGAGCGTGCCGATGAACAGAGCACCAATAAGCATGCCGATCAAGGCATATGACCCCAGGCCGCCCAGGGCAAGCGGCGACAGGTTCCATTCCTTGTACTCCGCAAGCGCGGGAAGGACAGCGCCGAGGACGCCGACGTCATAGCCTTCGGCGAGGATCGCGAGCCAGCAGCAGAACAACACCAGGCCGGTGGTCTTCTTAGGCACGTTCCAGTCGTTGACTGGTGCGGTAGCCACGGCTACTTCACCAAAACCGATGCAGCAGCCGACGCCGGGGTCCACCGGAGGTGCGTGGTGGCCTCGTCGATGTCCGCTTCCTTCAGCAACGAAAGGCGGGGACGGACGGCGTCAGTGCGCGAGCTCGGTGGCTTGCGGCGTCCCGCCCGGAATTGCGGGATCCACTGGGCGCCGGGCCCCTGGTACTCCTGCTCAGCGGCGGCATGCAGGGTCCACTGCGGATCGTACAGGTGCGTGCGGCCCAGGGCGATGAGGTCCGCACGGCCGGCAAGGAGGATCGAGTTGACGTCGTCGTAGCTTGAGATAGCGCCGACGGCGATCACCGCCACACCTGCCGGAGCGGCCACTTCCTGGCGGATACGGTCAGCGAACGGCGTCTGGTAGCTGCGGCCGAAGGCAGGCTTTTCTTCCTTGGCCACCTGGCCGGTGGAGACGTCCAGGCCGGCAGCGCCGTGGGCGACAAAAGCCCGGGCGATCTCCACGGAATCGTCAGACGTGTTGCCACCCTCGATCCAGTCGGTCGCTGAGATGCGTACCGTCAAAGGCTTGCCGGCAGGCCAGGCCGCGCGAACGGCGTCGAACACTTCCAACGGGAACCGCAGCCGGTTCTCCAAGCTGCCGCCGTATTCGTCGGTCCGCTTGTTGGAAACCGGCGAAAGGAAGGAGGAGAGCAGGTAGCCGTGGGCCGCGTGGATCTCCAGAAGGTCGAAACCTGCCTCCTCGGCACGGACGGTGGAGGCAACGAACTCCGCCTTGATGGCATCCATGCCGGCACGGTCCAATTCCACCGGGGTCTGGTTTTCGGCGCTGTACGGCAGGGCGGAAGGCCCGACGGCGGTCCAGTTTCCCGACTCGAGCGGCTGGTCGATGCCCTCCCACATGAGCTTGGTGGAGCCCTTGCGGCCGGAGTGGCCCAGCTGCGCGCCGATCTTGGCGGTGGAGCGGCTGTGAACGAAGTCCACGATCTCCTTCCAGCTGTCACGCTGGCCATCGGTGTACAGGCCGGTGCAGCCGGGGGTGATGCGGCCCGTTTCGGAAACGCACACCATCTCGGTCATGACCAGGCCCGCGCCGCCCAGCGCCTTGGACCCCAGGTGGACCTTGTGGAAGTCGCCCGGGACGCCGTCAATAGCGGAGTACATGTCCATCGGGGAGACGATGATGCGGTTCTTGAGCTCCAGCCCTCCGAGGCGGAACGGCTGGAACATGGCCGGGGCAACGTCGCCAAGGCCCTGAGATTCAGCGAAGTTACGCTCCACGGCCTCGGCGAATCCGGGATCCCGCAAGCGCAGGTTCTCCTGAGTGATGCGGCGGCTGCGGGTGAGCAGGTTGAACGCGAATTGGGTGGGATCCTGGTCCTTGTACTGGCCGATGCGCTCGAACCATTCAAGGGAAGCCTGGGCTGCACGCTGGGTCGACGCCACGACGGGCCGGCGTTCGGCCTCGTAGGCCTCCAGTGCTTGCTCCACCGAGGGGTGCTCGTGCAGGCACGCAGCCAGGGCCAGGGAGTCCTCCATGGCCAGCTTGGTCCCGGAGCCGATGGAGAAGTGGGCCGTGTGGGCAGCGTCGCCCAGCAGGACCACGTTGTTGTGGCGCCAGCTCTCGTTGCGGACCGTGGTGAAGTTGATCCACTTGGAGTTGTTGCTCAGGACCTCGTAGCCGTCCAGTTCCTCGGCGAAGATGTCGCGGATTTTGGCAATGGCCTTTTCGTCCGAGACACCCGGCGGGAAAACCTCGTTGGCGGTCTCGTCGAAGCCCGCTGCGTGCCACACGTCCTGGTGCATTTCCACAATGAACGTGGAGCCCTCATCCGAGTAGGGGTAGCCGTGGATCTGCATGACGCCCCACTCGGTTTCCTTCACGAAGAACTTGAAGGCTTCAAAGACCTGGTTGGTGCCCAGCCACATGAACTTGTTGGTCCGCGGATCCAGGTTCGGTTTGAAGGACTCCGCATACCGGGCGCGGATCTGGGAGTTGATTCCGTCGGCGGCCAGGACAAGATCGTAATTGGCCTCGAGTTCCTCCACCGGCGGCGCCAGGGTGCTGAACCGGACATCCACGTTCAGTTCGATGCAGCGGCGCTGGAGCAACTCAAGGAGTTCCTTGCGGCTCATTGCCGCAAACCCCTGCCCACCCACCGTTTTCATCTCGCCCCGGAAGTGGATGTCGATGTCGGACCATCGGGCGAACCGACGGCTCATGTATTCGGCCACCACGGGGTCGGC is from Paenarthrobacter nicotinovorans and encodes:
- a CDS encoding Re/Si-specific NAD(P)(+) transhydrogenase subunit alpha; translation: MKAGIAREALDGERRVAATPETIKQLVGLGLAVDVESGAGLASGHSDDDYRSAGASVVGSLDLGSLDVYCHVRPMEPSTAGALRRGCVTVGLGSPSSELPTVRALAAGGITAFALELVPRISRAQSMDALTSQALVAGYRCVLEAAMRLPRFFPLYMTAAGTIPPARVLVLGAGVAGLQAIGTAKRLGARVSANDIRPASADEVASMGGTFIKLDLETAEASGGYARELSEDRGALQRALLTPHVAQADVLITTAAVPGRRAPLLVSRDMVQGMRSGSVVVDLAAESGGNVEGSIPGQDISIPTGDGQGTVTLVGMKDVASAMPADASRLYAKNVANLLALMTRDGVVSPDFEDEVVAGTCLTHEGTVRHAPTAEALAALAGGPAPFGSIHPGTEGER
- a CDS encoding NADPH-dependent FMN reductase, giving the protein MDTFKIGYFVGSLASNSINRVLSKALISVAPPELEFHEIAIKDLPLYSSDYDADFPPAGRELKDAIAASDGILFISPEYNRSIPGALKNAIDWGSRPWGTNSFARKPTGIIGASPGGIGTAVMQSSMRSVLSFLDAPQLNAPEAYIRFVADAYDDDGSVKDEGTAALLRHYMEEYSAFVQRVLAANAPGHIGDPEPDSAKLTR
- a CDS encoding DUF4230 domain-containing protein produces the protein MKFFRVQVRLWPVLLIMGVGIAGLGAAFATGGLNALALSSMLGSSSNERDTQVVQAVTRVQEVALVSLHIEGVARHESTGEILGVAVPASEKTTLIQYKFNAKLGIDGSQVKIEKNSPSSFRVTIPQFVGIGFDDPVFEDPMESSEALSWLTPPAVQTRMINNILSDENKQKYIAQNEAALQEQTKTFYSGIITGVDTDAEIVFEFAK
- a CDS encoding EcsC family protein, encoding MFSRLSGKCLSKSGARKAKDSIPDGISDWGGAAFGSMRQAAGRISRAGLSPKQVVAKHKKNGHDVTRLSDLRHLDLEQIDVVRGRGMSWGYPLAAALSGAGAGLVISGGELAVPVTGGAAAAPSGAAIAGAFVGDAALVLGLASRSVGHISLLYGYDPEEPAEKLFVMSVVNAGTAMSASAKTAAMADISRLTQALVRGKNWAVLLDMSLVAQVSKKFAEKFAFRLTKQGLGKVVPAAGIVLGGAFNWATLESIVDVANIEYRKRFLLEKYPHLANDEAADSFSDVDQDATQYGDDEGISVLGELAETGGPDLR
- a CDS encoding HAD family hydrolase; translated protein: MATEATSKKRGVLFDVDGTLIDSSYFHAMAWWQAFRREGLDIEMSAIHRRVGMGGDRLIQSLVPEPSEDLQENLKSSHSAVFSTFWPALRTFESARDLLAACSEAGLAVGLASSAQDRDLEVSRRLLDAGSSIDAWTSSNDAKESKPAPDILEACLEKLHLEPQDVVFVGDAVWDVKAGSAIGVPVIALTCGGISEAELRDAGAAEVYDNPRHLLENLEGSLIGKLA
- a CDS encoding NADPH-dependent F420 reductase, encoding MTTIGIIGAGHIGSQVARKAVELGYDVVISNSRGPETLGDLVAELGPRARAATAAEAAAAGDFAVVTVPLKNYRDVPAQPLEGKVVIDTNNYYWERDGRIPELDNGEATTSGLLQKHLPTSKVAKGFNHIFAKDITTDGTPAGTPNRRALATASDFPEAAELVTRLYDEFGFDTVNIGPLADSWRVERDRPAYVIRQNADELRENLAKANRTN